The genomic segment CGGCATCCTCAGAAAACTGGACGATGCCAGGGAGAATGACGAAGAAGTTGACATCAAGGCGGCACTCAAGGAACTCTCATTCCACGTTGGGGGCTACGTCCTGCACCTATTCTTCTGGGGTAACATGGGACCCGCAGATGAGTGCGGAGGAGAACCAGGGGGACGGCTTGCAGAGTACATAAAGAAGGACTTCGGAAGCTTTGAACGATTTAAAAAAGAGTTTTCTCAGGCTGCTGTGAGTGCGGAGGGCTCAGGATGGGCTGTACTCACCTACTGCCAGAGGACCGACAGGCTCTTCATAATGCAGGTTGAGAAGCACAATGTCAACGTGATACCCCACTTCAGGATCCTCATGGTCCTGGATGTATGGGAACACGCCTACTACATTGACTACAGGAACGTGAGACCCGACTACGTTGACGCATTCTGGAACATCGTAAACTGGAAAGAGGTTGAAAAACGCTTCAACGACCTCTTTTAATATTATTTTTTTAGAACAGTTTTCTATTTCTTAACTTTGGTTCATTCACGATATTGGAGGCTGATTAAGTATATAAAGTTTATTAAATCAAGAAACAGAATTTATGAATTTATACGGTGTCCTGTTTCATCATGATACCCTCAACTGATGAGAGGATCCCAAGTATAAAAGTTGTTGCACCTAGTAAAAAACGAAATATACTGTTGGAGTGCCACAGAAGTATACCTCCTAAGAGGGAGAAGAGTATGCCTTCTGCTATTATTAGCAATGGAGGGTTTCTCTTTCTGTAAATAATAGCCAGTATAAGGATTATTGGCAGAATCAGTGTTATGAATGTTAATACCCATTCCATATGTCCACTCATCCTATCAGCGACATCAACTGTGGATACGTAGAGGAGGATTAGAAAGATGCTCCCCTCCAGAACAGGAACAGTAGACCCCCTTTTCATGACCCTTAATTCTCCGCCACATTCGCATGTGTAGTCTTCAGGGTTTTCATCATCTTTTAGATTGTATTCATGGCCACATTCCTTACATTTAACCTTCAACTCAACACCCCATTTATTGAAAACTTTTATTCCTGAAAGTTTATATGATATTACTCTGAGAAAAGACCTGTGCTGAAACCCTGATGTATTATTATTGGAAGTATAAGTATGTCAATAGCGGATTAAAGTAGACAAAAAGGCCAATATTTATTTTTAAATCACCATAAACATCTAAGAGTTACACTGATTCGGGAATGATTCAGATGATCTGGAACAGGGAAATGGAATGCATAGGCAGGGAGGAACTGGAGGAACTTCAGCTTAAAAGGCTTCAGGACACAGTAAGGAGGGCATATGAAAACGTACCCTACTACCATGAGATGTTCGAGAGGGAGGGTGTGTACCCGGAGGACATAGAGTCACTGGATGACATCACAAGGTTGCCCTACACCACCAAGGATGACCTCCGCAGGGTCTACCCCTTTGGAATGTTCGCTGTCCCGAGGAAGGAGATAGTGGAGGTCCACACATCCTCAGGGACCACAGGAAAACCCGTGGTATCAGGCTACACCAGGGAGGACATAGAGATATGGAGTGAGGTCATGGCCAGGGGCCTAACAATGATGGGCCTCACAGAGGATGACGTCATCCAGAACACCCATGGCTACGGGCTATTCACAGGGGGATTCGGGGTCCACTACGGTGCCCAGAAGATCGGGGCAACCGTTATCCCCATCTCAACCGGACAGACAAGAAGGCAGATAGAGATAATGAAGGACTTCGGGACAACGGTCATGATATTCACCCCCTCCTATGGCCTCTACCTCTCTGAGGTTGCAGCTGAGGAGGGCTTTAACCCTGCCGAATCCCAGTTAAAGGCCATAGGATTCGGGGCTGAGATGTGGACAGAGGAGATGAGGGCCGAGATAGAGAGGAGGTTCAATGCACCGGCCTTCAACATATACGGCCTCACCGAAATCATGGGCCCGGGGGTTGCAATGGAGTGCGGTGAGAAGAATGGCCTCCACGTTGCAGAGGACCACTTCTACCCTGAGATCATAGACAGGAACGGGGAAAGGGTCGGCCCAGGTGAACGGGGAGAACTGGTACTCACAACCCTCACACGGGTGGGGATGCCGGTCATACGGTTCAGGACAAAGGATATAACCTCAATAGACTATGAGCCCTGTGCCTGCGGCAGGACCCTTGCAAGGATCTCAAGGATAACCGGCAGGGTCGATGACATGCTCAAGGTCAGGGGTGTTTCAGTGTTCCCCTCCCAGATAGAGAAGGCGCTCCTCCGCATAGATGGTATTGAGCCACACTACCAGATAATAGTGACAAGGCCCCACCTCATGGATGAACTTGAGGTGAGGGTGGAGACCTCCCCTGAACTCTTCTCAGATGACATCCGGCAGATGGTGGAGACCAGGGACCGGATAGAGGAGTTCATAGAGAACGAGATAGGCCTCAGGGTTAAGGTGACCCTGGTTGAACCAGGCACGATACCCAGGAGTGAGGGTAAGGCAGTGAGGGTGATAGATAAGAGGAACCTTTAAATTTATGGTGATACCATGAGGGTTAAGCAGATATCAATATTTCTTGAAAACAAGAAGGGAAGGCTCTGGAAGGCTCTGAGTACACTTGCAGAGGCAGGTATAAATCTGAGGGCACTATCACTTGCAGATACATCAGAATTCGGGATACTCAGGCTCATAGTCCCTGAACCTGAACGCGCGGCAGATGTACTTGAGGAGAGCGGCTTTGTTGTTAAGCTGAAGGACGTAGTCGCAGTTGAGATGGATGACAGGCCAGGGGGCCTTGCATCAATCCTTGAGGTCCTCAAGGACTATGACCTGAACCTTGACTACATATACGCATTTGTCCATGAAAAGAAGGATAAGGCGATACTCTTTGTGAGTACAGAGGACCTGGATGCCCTTGAAGGTGCCCTGGGGGATGCAGGGATCCGGATGGTTCCACCAGAGGAGGTCTACTCCCTCTGAGCGGAAGATTCAAGCATATCATGCTGGGGGTTTACTCCCCCTTCACCCGGACATCCTCAACCGAATACTCTATGCCCTCCTCTTCCAGCTTCTTTGTTATGCTCCTGCTCATTTTACCAACCGCAAGTACAAGGACATTCAAGCCCCTCTTTGCGGCTGCAAGGGCAGCATATGGGGTTGCAAATTCAAAATCAACATTCAGGTTTAATTTGGTCGCAGCAGCCCTTGAAACGGTCCCCATTATTCCTATCCTGTCCTGACCATGCGTTAGTTCCCTTATCCTTTCAAGGTCCGCTGTCCCTGAACCGCCCTCTGATATCCCAGGGAGAACCGCGATGGTCACCTTCCCCCTCTGGAGGGGTATGGTGCCGCCAAGTTCTGTTAGGGCCACATCCTCACCCTCTGAGGCACTGTTCATGACTATGGCATGGGCTTTCCCATTGGTTCTTCTCCGGGCGTAGAGGACGCCGTCATCCATGAAGAGCTCAACCTCGTCACCAGCGCTGAGGTCCTCCCATGCGATGGCGGGCCAGATGGACTTGTAGGAACTCATGTACTCCAGGACCTCATCGGCATACTGCCTGAGGCTCACCGCAGCCATTTTGAGCTTCTCACCACCCCTACGGGTTATCTTGTAGTGGGACCTTCCGCTCCCTGCCTCCACAAGGCCCTCTGCTATGAGGCTCTTTATGTTCTCAGACACTGCCTGGACAGTTATTCCCAGTTCATCTGCTATATCCCGTTGCCTCACATAGGGCTGACGCCTTGCTATCTCACTCAGCACCTGGAAACGTGTAAGTTCACCCTTCTTTCTGAAAGCCTTCATCCATTCACCTTCACCTTTTCTATGGCCCTGTTAAGGAGTCTGAGGAATTCATCCCCATTCTCAGCTGGTATGTATGCTCCGCAGGCAGTGGCATGACCGCCACCGCTACCCCCAACCTTCTCAGCCACCCTCTGCATGATTGAACCGAAGTGTATGCCGTCAAATGCCAGTAGGCGCGAACATCTGAGCGAAATTTTAAGCCCATCACCGGTTTCAGCAAGCCCTACCATGGGCCTCCTCCAGTCACCGTAGCCCAGTAGCATACCGGCAACGGTACCCACAACCTCGGTTTTCACTTCGGGGGCATGGAAGTACTGGAGATTATCCATATCCATTATGAGTTCCTCGTCCATTATCGTGTCAAGGGTAACCGCCAGGTAGGCCCTGTGTTCCGTGAGGACACCCTCAAGTTCCTCCAGTTTTTCATGGCGATCACCCCCGATGATATCCATCGCAAGCTTCCACCTTGAGTTGCGGTTGCATGCGTTTACTGCGGTGGAGAACTCTGAGAGGTCCCTGAATACTGTGTACCTCTCCTCTGATCTTAACTCGTAGACCTCACCGAGTATGAGCCTCGGGAGGTATTCATGGTACCTTCTGGGGACCTCGTTGACCATCATACGGTATATCTCGTTGAAGAGTTTCCTCTTCTCATCATCGGTGAGGTCACAGAGCCTCCTCTGGGTTTCGCCGTTTTTCAGGGGTATGCCCA from the Methanothermobacter sp. K4 genome contains:
- a CDS encoding ACT domain-containing protein; amino-acid sequence: MRVKQISIFLENKKGRLWKALSTLAEAGINLRALSLADTSEFGILRLIVPEPERAADVLEESGFVVKLKDVVAVEMDDRPGGLASILEVLKDYDLNLDYIYAFVHEKKDKAILFVSTEDLDALEGALGDAGIRMVPPEEVYSL
- a CDS encoding MarR family transcriptional regulator; the encoded protein is MKAFRKKGELTRFQVLSEIARRQPYVRQRDIADELGITVQAVSENIKSLIAEGLVEAGSGRSHYKITRRGGEKLKMAAVSLRQYADEVLEYMSSYKSIWPAIAWEDLSAGDEVELFMDDGVLYARRRTNGKAHAIVMNSASEGEDVALTELGGTIPLQRGKVTIAVLPGISEGGSGTADLERIRELTHGQDRIGIMGTVSRAAATKLNLNVDFEFATPYAALAAAKRGLNVLVLAVGKMSRSITKKLEEEGIEYSVEDVRVKGE
- a CDS encoding superoxide dismutase is translated as MEKKFYELPELPYPYDALEPYISEEQLRIHHEKHHQAYVDGANGILRKLDDARENDEEVDIKAALKELSFHVGGYVLHLFFWGNMGPADECGGEPGGRLAEYIKKDFGSFERFKKEFSQAAVSAEGSGWAVLTYCQRTDRLFIMQVEKHNVNVIPHFRILMVLDVWEHAYYIDYRNVRPDYVDAFWNIVNWKEVEKRFNDLF
- the recJ gene encoding single-stranded-DNA-specific exonuclease RecJ; translation: MNMDELEGALRRARKLIEEAETVTVYSHTDCDGITAATILSKLLEGLGKDHEISIININEVPEVEHGPDLTVFSDLGSGQMVHENMKRSSRVLILDHHPPVRNRNFEPPRGELLEINPIFYGMDGSTSISGGGLSYLLARQFGYTDLSWMGLLAAVGDMQNIRTGKMVGANRLILEDSIREGAVECCSDLTIYGRHTRSIVSALSYFGDVTLPTTNNTNECIARLKNLGIPLKNGETQRRLCDLTDDEKRKLFNEIYRMMVNEVPRRYHEYLPRLILGEVYELRSEERYTVFRDLSEFSTAVNACNRNSRWKLAMDIIGGDRHEKLEELEGVLTEHRAYLAVTLDTIMDEELIMDMDNLQYFHAPEVKTEVVGTVAGMLLGYGDWRRPMVGLAETGDGLKISLRCSRLLAFDGIHFGSIMQRVAEKVGGSGGGHATACGAYIPAENGDEFLRLLNRAIEKVKVNG
- a CDS encoding phenylacetate--CoA ligase family protein produces the protein MIWNREMECIGREELEELQLKRLQDTVRRAYENVPYYHEMFEREGVYPEDIESLDDITRLPYTTKDDLRRVYPFGMFAVPRKEIVEVHTSSGTTGKPVVSGYTREDIEIWSEVMARGLTMMGLTEDDVIQNTHGYGLFTGGFGVHYGAQKIGATVIPISTGQTRRQIEIMKDFGTTVMIFTPSYGLYLSEVAAEEGFNPAESQLKAIGFGAEMWTEEMRAEIERRFNAPAFNIYGLTEIMGPGVAMECGEKNGLHVAEDHFYPEIIDRNGERVGPGERGELVLTTLTRVGMPVIRFRTKDITSIDYEPCACGRTLARISRITGRVDDMLKVRGVSVFPSQIEKALLRIDGIEPHYQIIVTRPHLMDELEVRVETSPELFSDDIRQMVETRDRIEEFIENEIGLRVKVTLVEPGTIPRSEGKAVRVIDKRNL